One Mycobacterium kubicae genomic window carries:
- a CDS encoding 5-oxoprolinase/urea amidolyase family protein, giving the protein MTTLEILRSGPMAIVQDLGRPGLAHLGVGRSGAADRRSHTLANRLVANPDDRATVEVTLGGFAARVCGGDLDIAVTGADADPTVDGNIFGNNSIHHVHDGQVISLTTPRAGLRTYLAVRGGICVKPVLGSRSYDVMSAIGPSPLRTGDVLPVGDHTADYPELDQAAVAAITDDVVELLAVPGPRDDWFVDPDALVHTVWVASDRSDRVGMRLSGRPLRHRNPDRQLPSEGLTRGAIQVPPNGLPVILGPDHPLTGGYPVIGVVIDEDIDKVAQVRPGQRVQLHWARPRRPPEW; this is encoded by the coding sequence GTGACGACATTGGAAATCCTGCGCAGCGGACCGATGGCCATCGTCCAGGATCTGGGCCGGCCCGGTCTGGCGCATCTCGGTGTGGGCCGGTCCGGGGCTGCCGATCGGCGCTCCCACACTCTGGCCAACCGGCTGGTTGCCAACCCGGACGACCGGGCCACCGTGGAAGTGACGCTGGGCGGTTTCGCCGCCCGGGTTTGCGGCGGTGACCTCGACATCGCTGTGACCGGTGCCGACGCCGATCCGACTGTCGATGGAAACATCTTCGGTAACAACAGCATTCACCACGTCCACGACGGCCAGGTGATCTCCTTGACCACACCGCGCGCCGGCCTGCGCACCTATCTGGCGGTGCGCGGTGGCATCTGCGTCAAGCCGGTGCTCGGCTCCCGCAGTTATGACGTGATGTCGGCGATCGGGCCGTCGCCGCTGCGTACCGGAGACGTGCTGCCCGTCGGCGATCACACCGCCGACTACCCAGAACTCGATCAGGCCGCGGTCGCCGCCATCACCGACGACGTGGTCGAGTTGCTGGCGGTCCCCGGGCCGCGCGACGACTGGTTCGTCGACCCCGACGCTTTGGTCCACACCGTCTGGGTGGCCTCCGACCGCAGCGACCGAGTCGGTATGCGGTTGAGCGGCCGACCGCTGCGACACCGCAACCCGGACCGGCAACTGCCCAGCGAGGGCCTCACCCGCGGCGCAATTCAGGTGCCGCCCAACGGACTACCGGTGATCTTGGGTCCGGACCACCCGCTCACCGGCGGCTATCCGGTCATCGGTGTGGTGATCGACGAGGACATCGACAAGGTCGCCCAGGTGCGTCCGGGCCAGCGCGTGCAACTGCACTGGGC
- a CDS encoding acyl-CoA dehydrogenase, which yields MPIAITPEHQDLAESVRSLVARVAPSEVLHAAMEAAVDNPPPYWQAAADQGLQGVHLAESVGGQGFGILELAVVLAEFGYGAVPGPFVPSAIASALIAAHDPDAKVLADLASGAAIAAYALDSTLTATRHGDALVIRGEVRAVPAAAQASVLVLPVAIDSGEEWVLLPAEELEIEPVRSLDPLRPVAHVRVNAVEIGDDAVLSNLSMATAHALMTTLLSAEAVGVARWATDTATEYAKIREQFGRPIGQFQAIKHKCAEMVADTERATAAVWDAARAIDEASGFEFAAAVAATLAPAAAQRCAQDCIQVHGGIGFTWEHDTNVYYRRALMLAASFGRSSEYPQRVVDVATTSGMRPVNIDLDPETEKLRAEIRAEVTALKDMSDREARKVAIAEAGWVLPYLPKPWGRASNPVEQVIIAQEFTSGRVKRPQVGIAAWIIPSIVAFGTDEQQQRFLPPTFRGEMIWCQLFSEPGAGSDLAGLSTKATRVDGGWRITGQKIWTTAAQYSQWGALLARTDPDAPKHNGITYFLLDMKSEGVQVKPLRELTGHEMFNTVYIDDVFVPDDCVLGEVNRGWEVSRNTLTAERVSIGSSEANFLATLAEFVEFVRDGQFDQVARHRAGQLIAEGHAAKLLNLRSTLLTIAGGDAMPSAAISKLLSMRTGQGYAEFAVASFGTDAAIGDTDELPGKWGEYLLASRATTIYGGTSEVQLNIIAERLLGLPRDP from the coding sequence ATGCCGATCGCGATAACTCCTGAGCATCAAGACCTGGCCGAGTCGGTGCGGTCCCTGGTGGCGCGGGTGGCGCCGTCGGAGGTGTTGCACGCCGCCATGGAGGCTGCGGTGGACAATCCGCCACCGTATTGGCAAGCCGCCGCCGATCAGGGATTGCAAGGGGTGCATCTGGCCGAGTCCGTCGGCGGACAGGGTTTCGGCATCTTGGAGCTCGCGGTGGTGCTCGCCGAGTTCGGGTACGGCGCCGTCCCCGGGCCGTTCGTGCCGTCGGCGATCGCCAGCGCGCTGATCGCCGCGCACGACCCCGACGCCAAGGTGCTTGCCGACCTGGCGTCCGGTGCCGCCATCGCGGCCTACGCGCTGGACTCCACGTTGACCGCAACCCGCCACGGTGATGCCCTGGTGATTCGCGGGGAGGTTCGCGCGGTTCCGGCGGCCGCACAGGCGTCGGTGCTGGTGTTGCCGGTGGCGATCGACAGCGGCGAGGAATGGGTGCTGCTGCCCGCCGAGGAACTCGAGATCGAACCGGTACGCAGCCTGGACCCCTTGCGGCCGGTTGCCCACGTCCGGGTCAACGCCGTCGAGATCGGCGACGACGCGGTGCTGAGCAATCTGAGCATGGCGACCGCGCATGCGTTGATGACCACGTTGCTCTCGGCCGAAGCCGTGGGCGTGGCGCGCTGGGCGACGGATACCGCGACGGAATACGCCAAGATCCGCGAACAGTTCGGCCGGCCGATCGGCCAGTTCCAGGCCATCAAGCACAAGTGCGCGGAGATGGTCGCCGATACCGAGCGCGCCACCGCAGCGGTGTGGGACGCCGCCCGCGCGATCGACGAGGCATCCGGGTTCGAGTTCGCCGCGGCGGTGGCCGCGACGCTGGCTCCTGCCGCCGCTCAGCGCTGCGCCCAGGACTGCATCCAGGTGCACGGCGGCATCGGCTTCACCTGGGAACACGACACCAACGTCTATTACCGCCGCGCGCTGATGCTGGCGGCCAGCTTCGGTCGCTCTTCGGAATACCCGCAACGCGTCGTGGACGTGGCGACCACCAGCGGCATGCGCCCGGTCAACATCGACCTGGACCCGGAGACGGAGAAGCTGCGCGCCGAGATCCGCGCCGAGGTCACCGCCTTGAAGGACATGAGCGACCGCGAGGCGCGCAAGGTCGCGATCGCCGAAGCCGGGTGGGTGCTGCCGTATCTGCCCAAGCCGTGGGGCCGGGCGTCCAACCCCGTCGAGCAGGTCATCATCGCCCAGGAGTTCACCTCCGGACGGGTCAAGCGGCCGCAGGTCGGCATCGCCGCCTGGATCATTCCGTCGATCGTCGCGTTCGGTACCGACGAGCAGCAACAACGGTTCCTGCCGCCCACCTTTCGGGGCGAAATGATCTGGTGCCAGCTGTTCTCCGAGCCGGGTGCCGGTTCTGATCTGGCCGGCCTGTCAACCAAGGCAACCCGGGTCGACGGCGGCTGGCGCATCACCGGACAGAAGATCTGGACCACCGCAGCGCAGTATTCGCAGTGGGGCGCCCTGCTGGCCAGAACGGACCCCGACGCGCCGAAACACAACGGCATCACGTACTTCCTGCTGGACATGAAAAGCGAAGGCGTGCAAGTCAAGCCGTTGCGTGAGCTCACCGGTCACGAGATGTTCAACACCGTCTACATCGACGACGTGTTCGTGCCCGACGACTGTGTGCTCGGCGAAGTGAATCGGGGCTGGGAGGTCAGCCGCAACACGTTGACCGCAGAACGCGTGTCGATCGGCAGCAGCGAAGCCAACTTCCTGGCCACCCTGGCCGAGTTCGTGGAATTCGTCCGCGACGGACAGTTCGACCAGGTGGCCCGGCACCGCGCCGGGCAGTTGATCGCCGAGGGGCATGCCGCCAAGCTGCTCAACCTACGTTCCACCTTGCTGACGATCGCCGGCGGTGACGCGATGCCCTCGGCGGCCATCTCGAAGTTGTTGTCCATGCGCACCGGCCAGGGCTACGCCGAGTTCGCGGTGGCGTCCTTCGGGACGGATGCCGCGATCGGCGACACCGACGAGTTGCCGGGTAAGTGGGGTGAGTACCTGCTGGCCAGCCGGGCCACCACGATTTACGGCGGCACGTCGGAAGTGCAGCTCAACATCATCGCCGAACGGTTGCTCGGCCTGCCCCGCGACCCGTAA
- a CDS encoding 2-hydroxyacid dehydrogenase: MALRVLAHFVPGAKVLEYLADEADWLDIRWCAEQDDPTFYRELPEADVIWHVLRPLSAADLRRGARLRLVHKLGAGVNTIDVDAATECGIAVANMPGANAPSVAEGTVLMMLAALRRLPQLDRAIRQGRGWPADPALGETVRDIGGCTVGLIGYGNIAKRVESILAAMGATVLHTSTGDDGRPSWRPLPELLAASDIVSLHLPLTAASHHLLDAEALGSMKSTAVLVNTSRGAIVDEAVLADALRGGRLAAAGLDVFDVEPVQPDNPLLGLDNVVLTPHVTWYTADTMRRYLTEAVANCRRLRDGQRLANVVNQPAGL; the protein is encoded by the coding sequence GTGGCCCTAAGAGTCCTTGCCCACTTCGTGCCCGGCGCGAAGGTGCTCGAATACCTTGCCGACGAAGCGGATTGGCTCGACATTCGCTGGTGTGCCGAGCAAGACGACCCCACGTTCTACCGTGAGTTACCCGAAGCCGACGTGATTTGGCATGTGCTGCGCCCACTTTCGGCCGCCGATCTGCGCCGCGGCGCACGACTGAGGCTGGTCCACAAACTCGGCGCCGGCGTGAACACCATCGACGTCGACGCCGCCACCGAGTGCGGTATCGCGGTCGCGAACATGCCGGGCGCCAACGCGCCTTCGGTGGCCGAGGGCACGGTGCTGATGATGCTGGCCGCGCTGCGTCGGCTGCCGCAGCTTGATCGCGCGATCCGTCAGGGCCGGGGCTGGCCGGCCGACCCGGCGCTGGGCGAGACGGTGCGCGACATCGGCGGTTGCACCGTGGGCCTGATCGGCTACGGCAACATCGCCAAACGTGTGGAATCCATCCTCGCCGCGATGGGAGCAACGGTGCTGCACACCAGCACCGGCGACGACGGGCGTCCGTCCTGGCGGCCCCTGCCGGAGTTGCTGGCGGCCAGCGACATCGTCTCGCTGCACCTGCCGTTGACCGCGGCCAGCCATCACCTGCTCGATGCCGAGGCGCTCGGGTCGATGAAATCGACCGCGGTGCTTGTCAATACGTCGCGCGGCGCCATCGTCGACGAGGCGGTGCTCGCCGATGCGCTGCGCGGTGGCCGCCTGGCCGCCGCGGGACTGGACGTGTTCGACGTCGAACCGGTGCAACCGGACAACCCGTTACTCGGCCTGGACAATGTGGTGCTGACCCCGCACGTCACCTGGTACACCGCCGACACGATGCGGCGCTATCTGACCGAGGCGGTGGCGAACTGCCGTCGGCTGCGCGACGGCCAGCGGCTAGCCAACGTGGTCAACCAACCGGCCGGTTTGTAG
- a CDS encoding VOC family protein, with product MIKPHNTNTEFELGGINHVALVCSDMAATVDFYRNILGMPLIKSLDLPGGAGQHFFFDAGNGDCVAFFWFADAPDRVPGVSSPGAIPGIGDITSAVSTMNHLAFHVPAEKFDAYRQRLKDKGVRVGPILNHDESPMQVSATVHPGVYVRSFYFQDPDGITLEFACWTKEFADNDTQAVPKTAADRRPAVTAGADR from the coding sequence ATGATCAAGCCGCACAACACGAACACGGAATTCGAACTCGGCGGGATCAATCACGTCGCCCTGGTGTGCTCAGACATGGCGGCCACCGTCGACTTCTACCGCAACATCCTGGGCATGCCGCTGATCAAGTCGCTGGATCTGCCCGGCGGCGCCGGCCAGCACTTCTTCTTCGACGCCGGCAACGGTGACTGCGTGGCGTTCTTCTGGTTCGCCGACGCGCCCGACCGGGTACCGGGCGTCTCGTCACCGGGTGCCATCCCGGGTATCGGCGACATCACCAGCGCGGTCAGCACCATGAACCACCTCGCATTCCATGTGCCCGCCGAGAAGTTCGACGCCTACCGCCAACGCCTGAAAGACAAAGGCGTGCGGGTGGGCCCGATCCTCAACCACGACGAAAGTCCGATGCAGGTCTCGGCGACCGTGCACCCCGGGGTGTACGTGCGCTCCTTCTACTTCCAGGACCCCGACGGCATCACCCTGGAATTCGCCTGTTGGACTAAAGAATTCGCCGACAACGACACGCAGGCCGTGCCGAAGACGGCGGCTGACCGCCGGCCTGCGGTGACGGCTGGCGCTGACCGTTAG
- a CDS encoding ABC transporter substrate-binding protein, whose translation MHKGWSRRGFLHVAGAAGLLATGATGSLSGCSKPKPPPGTAGGDAVTVNHLFGQTVIKQPPKRVVSAGYTEQDDLLAVGVVPIAVTNWFGDQPFAVWPWAQPKLGSAQPVVLNLDNGIPVEQIGGLKPDLIVAINAGLDADTYQKLSAIAPTLAQSEGDAFFEPWKDQATAIGTAVFQADQMKSLIGAVDQRFTDIAAKNQQWKGKKALLLQGRLWQGSVIATPGGWRTDFLNQMGLIIADSIKPFVASNRAVIPREQIKPVLDSADVVIWTTESPEEQHALLADPEVAGAQATVQNRHIFTSKDLAGAIAFSSPLSYPVVADQLPPLIGKILG comes from the coding sequence GTGCACAAGGGATGGAGTCGGCGGGGATTCTTGCACGTCGCCGGGGCTGCAGGACTTCTCGCAACCGGGGCCACCGGATCCCTCTCGGGATGCTCCAAACCCAAGCCGCCCCCGGGTACGGCGGGTGGCGATGCGGTGACGGTCAACCACCTTTTCGGTCAGACCGTCATCAAGCAACCACCGAAGCGGGTAGTCAGTGCCGGCTACACCGAGCAGGACGACTTGCTGGCGGTCGGCGTCGTCCCGATCGCGGTGACCAACTGGTTCGGCGACCAACCGTTCGCGGTATGGCCCTGGGCCCAGCCAAAACTGGGCTCCGCGCAGCCCGTTGTGCTCAACTTGGACAACGGGATTCCCGTCGAACAGATCGGCGGACTCAAACCTGACCTGATCGTGGCCATCAACGCCGGTCTGGACGCCGACACCTATCAGAAGCTGTCGGCCATCGCCCCGACGCTCGCCCAATCCGAGGGGGACGCGTTCTTCGAGCCGTGGAAGGACCAGGCCACCGCCATCGGCACGGCGGTGTTCCAGGCCGACCAGATGAAGTCGCTGATCGGCGCCGTCGACCAGAGATTCACCGACATCGCCGCGAAAAACCAGCAGTGGAAGGGCAAGAAAGCGCTGCTGCTGCAGGGCCGGTTGTGGCAAGGCAGTGTGATCGCGACGCCCGGCGGCTGGCGAACCGACTTCCTCAATCAGATGGGCCTGATCATCGCCGACAGCATCAAGCCCTTCGTCGCCTCCAACCGCGCAGTCATCCCGCGCGAGCAGATCAAACCGGTGCTCGATTCGGCCGACGTGGTGATCTGGACCACCGAGAGCCCCGAGGAGCAGCATGCATTGCTGGCCGACCCCGAAGTGGCGGGCGCCCAGGCCACCGTCCAGAACCGGCACATCTTCACCAGCAAGGATCTGGCCGGGGCGATCGCCTTCAGCTCGCCGCTGAGCTATCCCGTCGTGGCCGATCAACTACCACCCTTGATCGGCAAAATCCTGGGCTGA
- a CDS encoding alpha/beta hydrolase, which produces MTRPTGAPGVLREFVGLPSRTAGRAGAGGHPCQGLYHRGVGHQPKVAMIATHYQIDFSEHYLADYLATRGIGFLGWNTRFRGFESSFMLDHALVDIGVGVHWLREEQGVEVVILLGNSGGGSLMAAYQSQAVEPNVTALEGMRPAEGLTELPAADGYVATAAHPGRPEVLTAWMDAAVVDETDPVATDPDLDLFDPGNGPPYAPEFLRRYRAAQTARNHAITDWAESELKRVRAAGFSDRPFTVMRTWADPRMVDPTIEPTKREPNMCYAGTPVRANRSARGIAAACTVRNWLGMWSLRVAQTRAEPHLNRITCPALVINAEADTGVFPSDAQRIYDALASTDKARASIDSDHYFTTPGARGEQADLITEWITQRWP; this is translated from the coding sequence TTGACCCGTCCTACCGGCGCCCCCGGGGTGCTTCGCGAGTTCGTCGGGCTGCCATCGCGCACGGCTGGGCGGGCCGGCGCCGGCGGCCACCCCTGCCAGGGGCTCTACCACCGAGGGGTAGGACACCAGCCCAAGGTGGCGATGATCGCCACGCATTACCAAATCGACTTCTCCGAGCACTACCTCGCCGACTACCTGGCCACCCGCGGCATCGGGTTCCTGGGCTGGAACACCAGGTTTCGCGGCTTCGAGTCCAGCTTCATGCTCGATCACGCGCTGGTCGACATCGGAGTCGGGGTGCACTGGTTGCGCGAAGAGCAGGGCGTGGAAGTGGTGATCTTGCTTGGCAATTCCGGTGGCGGCTCGTTGATGGCCGCCTACCAGTCGCAGGCGGTCGAGCCCAATGTGACTGCGCTGGAAGGCATGCGGCCCGCCGAGGGGTTGACGGAGTTGCCCGCGGCGGACGGGTACGTGGCCACCGCGGCACACCCCGGCCGCCCGGAGGTCCTGACGGCCTGGATGGACGCCGCCGTGGTCGACGAGACCGACCCGGTCGCCACCGACCCAGACCTCGACCTGTTCGACCCGGGTAACGGCCCCCCGTACGCACCGGAGTTCCTGCGCCGTTATCGCGCAGCCCAAACCGCGCGCAACCACGCCATCACCGACTGGGCCGAATCCGAGCTCAAACGCGTTCGCGCCGCGGGCTTCTCGGATCGGCCGTTCACAGTGATGCGCACCTGGGCCGATCCCCGCATGGTCGACCCCACCATTGAGCCCACCAAACGCGAGCCCAACATGTGTTACGCGGGCACTCCGGTGCGGGCCAACCGGTCCGCGCGGGGTATCGCGGCGGCGTGCACGGTGCGCAACTGGCTGGGGATGTGGAGCCTTCGGGTGGCACAGACCCGGGCCGAGCCACATTTGAACCGCATCACCTGCCCCGCGCTGGTGATCAATGCCGAGGCCGACACCGGCGTCTTCCCGTCAGACGCCCAGCGCATCTACGACGCCTTGGCCAGCACCGACAAAGCCCGGGCCTCGATCGACAGCGACCACTACTTCACCACCCCGGGCGCCCGCGGCGAACAGGCCGACCTCATCACCGAGTGGATCACCCAGCGGTGGCCCTAA
- a CDS encoding TetR/AcrR family transcriptional regulator — MTRSDHRSGPAKHPPHFPTHRGRRTQAAIDNAARTVIARKGFLATTIADIAAEAGRSAASFYNYYDSKEAMVRQWAMRFRDEANERAASVTRHGMSDRERAYEAAAAHWQTYRHRLAEIISVSQLAMVNEDFAEYWAQMCAIPISFIAETVRRAQAEGHCADDDPDLIAEAIVAMFNQFCYIQLSGGKEPDDQACIRTLANIYYRAIFGGSLN, encoded by the coding sequence TTGACGAGGTCCGATCACAGGTCCGGTCCGGCGAAACATCCGCCGCACTTCCCCACGCACCGCGGCCGCCGCACCCAAGCCGCCATCGACAACGCCGCCCGCACGGTCATCGCCCGCAAGGGCTTCCTGGCCACCACCATTGCCGACATCGCCGCCGAAGCCGGCCGATCGGCCGCGTCCTTCTACAACTATTACGACTCCAAAGAGGCGATGGTCCGCCAGTGGGCCATGCGCTTTCGCGACGAAGCCAACGAACGGGCGGCGTCGGTGACCCGACACGGAATGTCGGATCGTGAGCGCGCGTATGAGGCCGCCGCCGCCCACTGGCAGACCTACCGCCACCGCCTGGCGGAGATCATCAGCGTTTCCCAGCTGGCGATGGTCAACGAAGACTTCGCCGAATACTGGGCGCAGATGTGCGCCATCCCGATCTCGTTCATCGCCGAAACGGTCCGACGCGCCCAAGCCGAGGGCCACTGCGCCGACGATGATCCCGACCTCATCGCCGAAGCGATCGTGGCGATGTTCAACCAGTTCTGCTACATCCAACTCAGTGGCGGCAAGGAGCCCGACGACCAGGCCTGCATCCGGACGCTGGCCAACATCTATTACCGCGCTATCTTCGGAGGATCGCTGAATTGA
- a CDS encoding TetR/AcrR family transcriptional regulator, producing MAHEQSADTSSARPYRGVEPAERLAVRRRQLLAAGLDVLGADDHDIAELTVRGICRRAGLSARYFYESFADKDELVSGVFDWVIAELVTTTQAAVAAVPPHEQSRAGMANIVRTVAEDARIGRLLFSTKLANAVIMRKRAESSALFAMLSGQHAVDSLRAPANDRVKAGAHFAVGGVGQTISAWLAGDVRMAPDEFADHLASLLDELTKPSLYSGDTVTAAAAAATAAGPDRPAPGPD from the coding sequence GTGGCTCATGAGCAGTCCGCGGACACCTCCAGCGCGCGGCCCTACCGGGGCGTGGAGCCGGCCGAGCGGCTGGCCGTGCGCCGGCGCCAGTTGCTAGCCGCCGGGCTCGATGTGCTGGGGGCCGACGACCACGACATCGCCGAGTTGACCGTGCGCGGGATCTGCCGGCGCGCCGGGCTTTCGGCGCGCTACTTCTACGAAAGCTTCGCCGACAAGGACGAATTGGTCAGCGGTGTGTTCGACTGGGTGATCGCCGAACTGGTCACCACCACGCAGGCGGCGGTTGCCGCGGTACCGCCGCACGAACAGAGCCGCGCGGGCATGGCCAACATCGTGCGGACCGTCGCCGAAGACGCTCGCATCGGGCGCCTGCTGTTCAGCACCAAACTGGCCAATGCCGTGATCATGCGCAAGCGCGCCGAATCCAGTGCCCTGTTCGCCATGCTGTCTGGCCAGCATGCGGTGGACAGCCTGCGCGCGCCGGCAAATGACCGCGTCAAAGCCGGCGCTCACTTTGCCGTGGGTGGCGTAGGGCAGACGATCAGCGCATGGCTGGCCGGCGATGTGCGCATGGCGCCCGACGAGTTCGCCGATCACCTGGCCTCGCTGCTCGACGAACTGACCAAGCCGAGCCTCTATTCGGGCGACACCGTCACGGCAGCAGCGGCAGCTGCCACAGCCGCCGGTCCGGATCGACCAGCACCCGGGCCTGACTGA
- a CDS encoding DNA polymerase domain-containing protein, with translation MARPVSLEIAGREVAITHPDKVIFPEHGGRPGLTKLDLVRYYLSVADGALRGVAGRPMILKRFVKGISVEAVFQKRAPANRPGWVDVAELHYASGTSAAEAVIHDAPGLAWVINLGCVDLNPHPVLAGDLDHPDELRVDLDPMPGVDWQRILAVALVTREVLEDYGLVPWPKTSGSRGFHIYARIAPRWPFKQVRLAAQTIAREVERRAPELATSRWWKEEREGVFVDFNQNAKDRTVASAYSVRATPDARVSTPLHWDEVATCRPEAFTIATVPDRFADVGDPWAGMDDAVGGLDQLLALAEELGPPEKAPRGSRKSADGRRQSSMPLIEVARTKTKDEAMAALDVWRERHPAAAERLQPADVLVDGMRGPSSIWYRIRINLQHVPAEQRPPQEELIADYSPWVGYQPKPRPSN, from the coding sequence ATGGCCCGCCCGGTGTCGCTCGAGATTGCTGGGCGTGAGGTCGCCATCACCCACCCGGACAAAGTCATCTTCCCCGAGCACGGCGGCCGGCCCGGCCTGACGAAGCTGGATCTGGTCCGCTACTACCTGTCGGTGGCCGACGGGGCGTTACGGGGTGTGGCCGGACGCCCGATGATCCTCAAACGCTTCGTCAAGGGCATCTCGGTGGAGGCGGTGTTCCAGAAGCGTGCGCCGGCGAACCGGCCGGGATGGGTCGACGTCGCCGAACTCCATTACGCCTCAGGCACATCGGCCGCCGAGGCGGTCATCCATGACGCCCCTGGACTGGCGTGGGTGATCAACCTGGGCTGCGTCGACCTCAATCCGCATCCCGTCCTGGCCGGGGACCTTGACCACCCCGACGAACTTCGCGTCGACCTGGACCCGATGCCCGGCGTGGACTGGCAGCGGATCCTGGCTGTCGCGCTGGTGACCCGCGAGGTGCTCGAGGACTACGGGCTGGTTCCGTGGCCCAAGACGTCGGGCTCCCGCGGCTTTCACATCTACGCCCGGATCGCCCCGCGGTGGCCCTTCAAGCAGGTCCGGCTGGCCGCACAGACAATCGCGCGGGAAGTCGAACGGCGCGCACCCGAGCTGGCCACCAGCCGGTGGTGGAAAGAAGAACGCGAGGGCGTCTTCGTCGACTTCAACCAGAACGCCAAGGACCGCACGGTCGCGTCGGCCTACTCGGTGCGGGCCACTCCGGACGCGCGGGTGTCCACCCCGCTGCACTGGGATGAGGTGGCCACCTGCCGGCCCGAGGCCTTCACCATTGCGACCGTGCCGGATCGATTCGCCGATGTCGGCGACCCCTGGGCGGGCATGGATGACGCGGTCGGGGGGCTGGATCAATTGCTGGCGCTGGCCGAAGAGCTGGGTCCCCCGGAGAAGGCGCCGAGGGGGTCGCGAAAGTCCGCCGATGGCCGGCGCCAGTCCTCGATGCCGCTGATCGAGGTCGCCCGGACCAAGACCAAGGACGAGGCGATGGCCGCGCTGGACGTCTGGCGCGAGCGTCATCCCGCCGCGGCCGAACGGCTGCAGCCCGCCGATGTGCTGGTCGACGGGATGCGCGGACCCAGCTCGATCTGGTACCGGATCCGCATCAACCTGCAGCATGTGCCGGCCGAACAGCGGCCGCCGCAGGAGGAGCTGATCGCCGACTACAGCCCTTGGGTGGGCTACCAGCCCAAGCCGCGGCCAAGTAACTGA
- a CDS encoding 5-oxoprolinase subunit B family protein, which translates to MSVTESSMEPALACDVLDYGDRALMLQCRDTTAVLAWTEALRGAALPGVVDIVPGSQTVLVKLAEPRHQGLTRQRIRRLRVVGSDAAATGNDEIVIDVVYDGPDLAEVAEHTGLTTAQVINAHTATRWRVGFSGFAPGFAYLIDGDPRLRVPRRAEPRTSVPAGSVALAGEFSAVYPRQSPGGWQLIGHTEAVLWDIDRPNPALLTPGMWVRFRAA; encoded by the coding sequence ATGAGCGTGACGGAGTCCTCCATGGAGCCGGCACTGGCGTGCGACGTCCTCGACTACGGCGACCGAGCGCTCATGTTGCAATGTCGGGACACCACAGCGGTTTTGGCGTGGACGGAGGCGCTGCGCGGGGCCGCGTTGCCCGGTGTGGTCGACATCGTTCCCGGCTCGCAAACCGTGCTGGTGAAGCTGGCCGAGCCTCGCCATCAGGGCCTCACCCGCCAGCGGATCCGCAGATTGCGCGTGGTCGGGTCCGACGCGGCGGCCACCGGGAACGACGAGATCGTCATCGACGTCGTCTACGACGGGCCGGATCTGGCTGAGGTCGCCGAGCACACCGGCTTGACGACCGCGCAAGTGATCAACGCGCACACCGCAACCCGGTGGCGAGTGGGGTTCAGCGGCTTCGCTCCCGGCTTTGCCTATCTGATCGACGGCGACCCGCGGCTACGGGTGCCACGCCGGGCCGAACCACGGACATCGGTGCCCGCCGGTTCCGTCGCCCTCGCGGGCGAATTCAGCGCGGTCTATCCGCGGCAATCACCCGGTGGCTGGCAGCTCATCGGCCACACCGAGGCGGTCCTGTGGGACATCGATCGACCCAACCCCGCACTGTTGACGCCGGGAATGTGGGTACGGTTTCGCGCCGCATAG